The DNA window CCATCGCTGATAGAGAGTTTAAAAGGATGTCTCTGTGTGTTGTTAAAACTATCCACACTTTCGTTAAGTCGTGCTCTTATTGTTTCAGTTTCCAACGATTCGGAATCAGTCACCAGAACTATGAATTCATCCCCGCCAATTCTTGCTATAATGTCAGTCTCTCTGAAGGTTTCTTTCAGTACTGATGCGGCACCGCTGATAGCAAGGTCTCCGGCCTCGTGGCCGATGGTATCGTTTATATGCTTTAAGCCGTCAAGATCAAGAAACACTAAAAGCATCTGCCTGCCGTAACGCTTAGCTACTTTTATTTGCTTTTCGGCAAGAGTGTAAAAGCCCCGCCGGTTATATAAACCGGTCAGCTCATCCACTAAAGACAACGTTTGGAGTTTTTCTCTGAGCTCTACAACCTCAGTGATGTCCGTACCGATGCAGACTACCCGCTTTTGTGATGGCAAATCGCCGGTTTCTTTACTTTGGTTTTCACCTATACAGGTGGTATTCCAGTTTATGTGTTTTTTCCCACCGTCTTTAGACGGCGCCATAAGTTCAAAAGAGAAAACACCCGGTGAGCCAAACGCCGCTTTGAATTGTTCATTTTTCTCCGTCTCCTCAGGCTCAATAAACCAGTCCGCCCAGTTGACACCTATAAGTTCTTCAACCTCGTATCCTAATATCTGTGTAGCTGCAATATTAATAAATTGAACCATTCCGTTTAAATCCAGCTCACACACTATAACAGGCATAAATGAGACAAGTTCCCTGTACTTAAGTTCGGAGTTCATCAGGGCCTTCTCAGCGGCTATTTTGTTTCTCTCCAGTTCCCCTGTTTTTACTGCATTAGATATCGAATGACAAATGAGTTCCTGCGAGAGTTTCCACTTGTTAAGGTAATCCCTGACTCCTTTTTTCATTGCGTGCACGGCTGTCATTTCATCGCCCTGACCGGTCAGCATTATTACCGGCACTACTAATCCTTCACCCA is part of the Nitrospirae bacterium YQR-1 genome and encodes:
- a CDS encoding diguanylate cyclase, coding for MTAALRILLIDDDEEDALIARDLIRKGFKKNPPKIDEARSVEDGQQLVRDNSYDVIIVDYMLGNRDGIEFVDWLLGEGLVVPVIMLTGQGDEMTAVHAMKKGVRDYLNKWKLSQELICHSISNAVKTGELERNKIAAEKALMNSELKYRELVSFMPVIVCELDLNGMVQFINIAATQILGYEVEELIGVNWADWFIEPEETEKNEQFKAAFGSPGVFSFELMAPSKDGGKKHINWNTTCIGENQSKETGDLPSQKRVVCIGTDITEVVELREKLQTLSLVDELTGLYNRRGFYTLAEKQIKVAKRYGRQMLLVFLDLDGLKHINDTIGHEAGDLAISGAASVLKETFRETDIIARIGGDEFIVLVTDSESLETETIRARLNESVDSFNNTQRHPFKLSISDGVVPYDPNSSVSIDDLTKQADTLMYENKMRKKGLKQ